Genomic window (Dolosigranulum savutiense):
ATTAAGAGCCGATGAGTTGTTGTTCCGACAAGGATTAGCTGATAGTCAGAAAGAAGCGGCAGCAATTATTATGACCGGGAATGTATTCACGACAAAAGAAGAAAAAATATGGACTGCAGGACAGCAGTTGCAAGATACAACTGAACTGTATGTGAAAGGTGCAGCTCACCCCTATGTTAGTCGTGGCGGAGTAAAACTAAAGCGAGCAATTGAATTATACAACTGTTCTCTTGATGGAGAAGTTGTGCTTGATATCGGTTCTTCGACGGGAGGTTTTACTGATGTTGCTTTAAGAGAAGGAGCACAATTGGTATACGCTTTAGATGTGGGAACGAATCAATTGGTATGGTCTTTGCGAAGTCATAAGCAGGTTGTTGTGATGGAACAGACAAATTTTCGTTATACCACTTTGGATGACTTTATTTATGATAAGCCAACCTTTGCGACAATTGATGTCTCTTTTATTTCATTGGCATTAATTTTGGAGAATTTGAATACGATATTACCAACTGGGTCATCGGTAATTGCATTAATTAAACCGCAATTTGAGGCCAATCGTGAGTTAGTGACAGAGAATCAGGGCGTTATTACTGATCCAGTAGCTCACACAACTATCCTACAACATGTTTGTCAATTTGTGACGGACCTTGATTATGCAATCGAAGGACTGAATCCTTCTCCAATAACAGGTGGTAAAGGAAATATTGA
Coding sequences:
- a CDS encoding TlyA family RNA methyltransferase; translation: MSKLRADELLFRQGLADSQKEAAAIIMTGNVFTTKEEKIWTAGQQLQDTTELYVKGAAHPYVSRGGVKLKRAIELYNCSLDGEVVLDIGSSTGGFTDVALREGAQLVYALDVGTNQLVWSLRSHKQVVVMEQTNFRYTTLDDFIYDKPTFATIDVSFISLALILENLNTILPTGSSVIALIKPQFEANRELVTENQGVITDPVAHTTILQHVCQFVTDLDYAIEGLNPSPITGGKGNIEFISYLKVGQTQQKSIKTLIEQAVEDSRHL